In the genome of Leucobacter luti, one region contains:
- a CDS encoding DNA polymerase Y family protein, with translation MSAAERVLVFWVPDWPIHAYLRDHAEEVAGDSAADIADELPAAIAVIANRSVVACSAAAREEGVRVGLREREAQMRCPELALRPHDPEVDERRFAPVLAAIEEIIPGVEPRRPGLCAMRARGPVRYYGGEEPAAAALLQLAETLELEGVRIGIADGLFTAEQAARAATTTPGITAPRAEVRIVAPGGSAAFLSPLPVDRAAPGEFAEVLTGLGIRTLGALAALPEDAVRQRFGAAGIAAHRRATAIGPAHGVEVRPRTPVKEFAVELSFEPPVDTAEQLAFTCVTLAERFIAGLAEEHLVCTALRVELTDDIGVRHEREWAHPRRFTASDTVGRLRWQAASSHRIPTVAARGSHACASRPRTPTGRPPTNLASGTPSPMSACTTISAAHRIASDTRRLARCS, from the coding sequence ATGAGCGCGGCAGAACGGGTACTCGTATTCTGGGTTCCAGACTGGCCGATCCACGCATACCTCCGTGACCACGCAGAAGAGGTCGCAGGAGACAGTGCAGCAGACATCGCCGATGAGCTGCCCGCCGCAATCGCTGTCATCGCGAACCGGAGCGTAGTCGCGTGCTCAGCCGCGGCGCGCGAGGAGGGCGTGCGTGTTGGATTACGCGAACGCGAAGCACAGATGCGCTGCCCGGAACTGGCGCTCCGTCCGCATGATCCAGAGGTCGACGAGCGGCGCTTTGCACCCGTCCTCGCCGCTATCGAAGAGATCATCCCCGGCGTTGAACCCCGGCGACCGGGCTTGTGCGCAATGAGAGCGCGCGGCCCCGTTCGGTATTACGGCGGAGAAGAGCCAGCCGCTGCCGCACTACTGCAGCTCGCCGAGACGCTCGAATTGGAGGGCGTACGGATCGGGATTGCCGACGGCCTCTTCACCGCAGAACAGGCTGCACGCGCCGCGACCACCACCCCCGGCATTACTGCGCCGCGCGCTGAGGTGCGTATCGTGGCGCCCGGCGGATCCGCGGCATTTCTCAGCCCGCTCCCGGTCGACCGTGCGGCCCCGGGCGAGTTCGCCGAAGTTCTCACGGGGCTGGGCATCCGCACCCTTGGAGCGTTGGCCGCGCTCCCGGAGGATGCCGTGCGGCAGCGTTTCGGGGCAGCCGGAATCGCTGCGCACCGTCGTGCCACCGCCATCGGCCCCGCCCACGGCGTGGAAGTGCGACCACGCACTCCCGTCAAGGAGTTTGCGGTCGAGCTGAGTTTTGAGCCGCCCGTAGACACCGCAGAGCAGCTCGCGTTTACCTGCGTCACGCTCGCAGAACGATTCATCGCTGGCCTTGCAGAGGAACATCTCGTATGCACGGCGCTACGCGTCGAACTCACCGACGACATTGGGGTGCGCCACGAACGGGAGTGGGCGCATCCACGCCGCTTCACCGCGAGCGACACAGTCGGCCGTCTCCGCTGGCAGGCGGCTTCCTCTCACAGGATTCCGACCGTGGCGGCGCGGGGGTCACACGCGTGCGCATCACGCCCACGCACACCGACCGGGCGGCCGCCCACGAACCTGGCCTCTGGAACACCGAGCCCGATGAGCGCGTGCACCACCATCTCAGCCGCGCACAGAATCGCCTCGGACACGCGGCGGTTGGCACGATGCAGCTGA
- a CDS encoding DUF2469 domain-containing protein, with translation MNEDELDDYEREAELSLFREYRDIASQFRYVVETERRFYLANDVSLQRQDAGSDFYFELLMNDVWVWDVYRADRFVKVVRVLTFKDVNIEELSTREFSIPQELALDE, from the coding sequence ATGAACGAGGACGAGCTGGACGATTATGAGCGCGAAGCTGAACTGTCGCTGTTTCGCGAGTACCGCGATATCGCAAGCCAGTTCCGCTATGTCGTCGAAACCGAGCGCCGCTTCTATCTTGCGAATGACGTCAGTCTGCAGCGACAGGATGCCGGCAGCGACTTTTACTTCGAACTGCTGATGAACGACGTGTGGGTGTGGGACGTGTACCGCGCTGACCGCTTCGTGAAAGTGGTGCGTGTGCTCACGTTCAAAGACGTGAATATCGAGGAGCTCTCCACGCGTGAGTTCTCGATCCCGCAGGAACTCGCGCTCGACGAGTAA
- a CDS encoding carbohydrate kinase family protein: MTGRTPTLVVSGYASIDYALQLAPFEGLDATTIVRSRAEEWPRFGGVAHVTRAAAAADPSVRVSALSWVGTDTEATGWLHAITAGGADTAGVAVAGTRSPSSHLLYPEGQGTICLFDPGDCHEIGLTDAQRELLTTADLAVVTIGPAAATAELLELVPAECGVFWIVKQDPASLPPSLAEALASRAQIVTLSEGERAYVDTISRLAQPGTLIVLTRGAAGAELLRVAAAGEIVSCGSVPAHPVVGVDTTGAGDTFSGTLAARLVRDPAPGPETMLDHIRDAAAATAQMLAARA; the protein is encoded by the coding sequence GTGACGGGCCGGACTCCCACGCTCGTGGTGAGTGGCTACGCGAGTATCGACTACGCGCTGCAACTCGCCCCCTTTGAAGGGCTGGACGCCACGACGATCGTGCGTTCGCGTGCGGAAGAATGGCCACGCTTCGGCGGCGTCGCACACGTCACTCGCGCTGCTGCTGCCGCTGATCCCTCCGTGCGTGTTTCTGCCCTGTCGTGGGTCGGCACTGACACCGAGGCGACAGGGTGGCTGCACGCGATCACCGCGGGCGGAGCGGATACCGCGGGTGTTGCCGTGGCGGGCACGCGCAGTCCGTCGTCGCACCTGCTGTACCCGGAGGGCCAGGGCACGATCTGCCTGTTTGATCCAGGAGACTGCCACGAGATCGGGCTCACCGATGCGCAGCGGGAGCTCCTCACCACCGCGGATCTCGCGGTGGTGACGATCGGGCCAGCTGCTGCGACCGCTGAGCTCCTCGAGCTCGTACCCGCCGAGTGCGGTGTGTTCTGGATCGTGAAGCAGGACCCTGCGTCGCTGCCGCCGTCACTGGCAGAAGCGCTCGCGTCCCGGGCACAGATTGTCACCCTGAGCGAGGGTGAGCGCGCCTACGTCGACACGATCTCCCGCCTGGCGCAGCCCGGCACGCTGATCGTGCTCACGCGCGGTGCGGCGGGGGCAGAACTGCTGCGCGTTGCCGCAGCAGGCGAGATCGTCTCCTGCGGGAGCGTTCCAGCTCACCCGGTGGTTGGCGTCGACACGACAGGGGCTGGCGACACCTTCTCCGGGACGCTCGCTGCGCGGCTCGTGCGCGATCCAGCACCGGGTCCCGAGACCATGCTCGACCACATCAGGGACGCAGCGGCAGCGACCGCCCAGATGCTCGCGGCCCGCGCATAG
- a CDS encoding error-prone DNA polymerase, giving the protein MGWNNPPLTWTEFERKISGRPTTPRVTTSGEPRPPAILPTSTAPGAPPPHEPRESESEHVPYAELHAHSHFSFLDGAAAPDELIAEATRLGLTGLAITDHDGFYGAAVFAAAAESAARKAASAHAAAQTAAPSTSRLPQTEASSVPPPLLTVYGSELSLGLDAPQLGATDPMGTHLLVLARGAQGYHQLASAITEGQLAGGEKGRPVYDLEQLAALGRDNWAILTGCRKGAVRQALESASTRGAGEEQARAELTRLTDLFGRDNVYVELTSHGHPGDDHRNAQLAALAAEQHLPLIVTGNVHYATRAQAPLAEAMSAVRARRSLDELDPHLPASGAARLRSGAAQLRRFARYSDAIARTVPLARELAFPLRSAKPRLPQLPVPAGHTPMSWLRQLVWEGAERRYGALTDSVRTRLTRELEVIEEKDFPGYFLIVHDLVQEARRRGILCQGRGSAANSAVCFVLHITAVDSIRYDLPFERFLSSMRDEEPDIDVDFDSERREEVIQYVYETYGRRNAAQVANIISYRPKAAIRDAAKALGYGAGQQRAWTKAMERWRAIEEDPDSPIPLPVQRLAQQFLKAPRHLGIHSGGMVLTERPVGEVCPIEHARMDRRTVLQWDKESCETMGLVKFDMLGLGMLSALQKTMDIIAGATGEHWTLETVPKEEPGVYDMLCRADAIGVFQLESRAQLNTLPRLLPRSFYDLVIEIALIRPGPIQGGAVHPYLRRRNGTEDITYSHPKLQPVLERTLGVPLFQEQLMQMAMAVGDCTAEDADLLRRAMGSKRGQEHIDSLRDTLFAGMARNGITGDAATHLYEQIEAFANFGFAESHSISFALLVYISSWFKLHYPGAFLAGLLRSQPMGFYAPRTLVADARRHGVKILPVDVQRSGTFADLEALDATGPRSTRGTASTAGAPGTAHGAGKAEAEAGTAGKARGAGMADEANRADTASQAVRGGPESGPGPGYESGPEAGAGTESGSESEPGPEAGTGTGSGSGSSSTPHRLTAHAVNTECTADEPIRAIAPHEATAPVPPFDRTARDTSGAHRRDDAFAVRLGLSEIRGIETSTAERIVAARAEGGPFLDLADLARRADLDRPRLEALAAAGACDSLGIGRREALWSAAPAADNRERFLPGIAVHVQPPLLPVLTGSEQTALDLWSTGIVTGEHPLALLRDALDARRVVRSDSTRSAAPGSTITVAGLVTHRQRPSTAGGITFLTLEDEAGTVNIVTFAQVWQRNRLVARSAPALLVTGVLERSPEGVVNVIANSFEPLAAPAGIGSRDFH; this is encoded by the coding sequence GTGGGCTGGAACAACCCGCCGCTGACGTGGACCGAGTTTGAGCGCAAAATTTCGGGGCGCCCAACGACACCGCGCGTCACGACTTCGGGAGAGCCGCGCCCGCCCGCGATCCTGCCGACGAGCACAGCACCGGGCGCTCCACCGCCGCACGAACCACGTGAGTCCGAGTCGGAGCACGTCCCCTACGCAGAGCTGCACGCCCACTCGCACTTCAGCTTCCTCGACGGCGCAGCCGCGCCTGACGAGCTCATCGCCGAGGCGACGCGTCTCGGGCTCACCGGGCTTGCGATCACCGATCACGACGGCTTCTATGGCGCAGCCGTCTTCGCGGCGGCCGCCGAGTCCGCCGCGCGTAAAGCGGCTTCAGCGCACGCAGCCGCCCAGACCGCAGCCCCAAGCACCTCGCGTCTCCCCCAAACTGAAGCGTCCTCAGTTCCTCCTCCGCTCCTCACCGTGTACGGCTCGGAACTCTCGCTCGGCCTCGACGCCCCACAACTCGGCGCCACCGACCCGATGGGTACACATCTGCTCGTGCTCGCCCGGGGAGCGCAGGGCTACCATCAGCTCGCCTCCGCAATCACCGAGGGACAACTTGCGGGTGGCGAAAAGGGGCGCCCGGTGTACGACCTCGAGCAACTCGCCGCGCTGGGCAGGGACAACTGGGCAATCCTCACTGGCTGTCGCAAAGGCGCGGTGCGGCAAGCGCTCGAATCAGCCAGCACGCGTGGGGCGGGCGAGGAGCAGGCGCGCGCCGAACTCACCCGCCTCACCGACCTCTTCGGACGAGACAACGTCTACGTCGAACTCACGAGCCACGGACATCCCGGCGATGACCACCGCAACGCCCAGCTCGCCGCCCTTGCCGCAGAACAGCACCTGCCGCTCATCGTCACCGGCAACGTGCACTATGCCACTCGCGCACAGGCACCACTCGCCGAGGCGATGTCGGCTGTGCGCGCCCGCCGCAGCCTTGACGAGCTCGACCCACACCTCCCAGCCTCAGGCGCAGCGCGTCTGCGCTCGGGAGCCGCGCAGCTCCGCCGCTTCGCACGCTATTCCGATGCGATCGCCCGCACCGTCCCGCTCGCACGCGAACTCGCGTTCCCACTCCGCTCCGCCAAGCCGCGCCTCCCCCAGCTCCCCGTCCCCGCAGGGCACACCCCGATGTCCTGGCTTCGCCAGCTCGTGTGGGAGGGGGCTGAGCGACGCTATGGCGCACTCACCGACAGCGTGCGTACCCGTCTCACGCGCGAACTGGAGGTGATCGAGGAAAAAGATTTCCCCGGCTATTTCCTCATCGTGCACGATCTCGTGCAGGAAGCTCGCCGCCGCGGAATCCTCTGTCAGGGCCGCGGATCGGCGGCCAACTCCGCAGTCTGCTTCGTGCTCCACATCACCGCGGTCGACTCGATCCGCTACGACCTCCCCTTCGAGCGGTTCCTCTCAAGCATGCGCGACGAGGAGCCCGACATCGATGTCGATTTTGACTCAGAACGCCGCGAAGAGGTCATCCAGTACGTCTACGAAACGTACGGTCGGCGGAACGCCGCACAGGTCGCCAACATCATCAGCTACCGCCCCAAAGCGGCGATTCGCGACGCGGCCAAGGCACTCGGCTACGGCGCCGGACAGCAACGAGCATGGACCAAAGCGATGGAGCGCTGGCGCGCCATCGAGGAAGACCCGGATAGCCCGATCCCGCTCCCTGTCCAACGGCTGGCGCAACAGTTCCTCAAGGCCCCGCGCCATCTCGGCATACACTCGGGCGGAATGGTGCTCACCGAACGCCCTGTCGGCGAAGTCTGCCCCATCGAGCACGCACGCATGGATCGCCGCACCGTGTTGCAGTGGGACAAAGAATCCTGCGAAACAATGGGGCTCGTCAAGTTCGACATGCTCGGCCTCGGCATGCTCAGCGCGCTCCAAAAGACGATGGACATCATTGCGGGCGCGACAGGCGAGCACTGGACCCTCGAAACCGTGCCGAAAGAAGAGCCCGGCGTCTACGACATGCTCTGCCGCGCCGACGCGATCGGTGTGTTCCAGCTCGAGAGCCGCGCGCAACTCAATACGCTCCCGCGACTCCTCCCCCGCAGCTTCTACGATCTCGTCATCGAGATCGCGCTCATCCGGCCTGGCCCGATCCAGGGTGGTGCAGTGCACCCCTATCTCCGGCGCCGCAATGGCACCGAAGACATTACCTATTCACACCCGAAGCTGCAGCCCGTTCTCGAGCGCACGCTCGGAGTGCCGCTGTTCCAAGAGCAGCTCATGCAGATGGCAATGGCGGTGGGTGACTGCACCGCGGAGGATGCCGACCTGCTGCGCCGCGCCATGGGGTCGAAGCGTGGCCAGGAACACATCGATTCGCTGCGTGACACACTCTTTGCCGGGATGGCCCGCAACGGCATCACGGGAGACGCCGCCACCCATCTCTACGAACAAATCGAGGCGTTCGCGAACTTCGGCTTCGCCGAGAGCCACTCCATCAGCTTCGCGCTGCTCGTCTACATAAGCTCCTGGTTCAAGCTGCACTACCCTGGCGCTTTTCTCGCGGGACTACTGCGCTCCCAACCCATGGGCTTCTACGCACCACGCACCCTCGTGGCAGATGCCCGCAGGCACGGCGTCAAGATCCTCCCCGTCGATGTGCAGCGCTCAGGCACGTTTGCAGATCTCGAAGCACTCGACGCCACGGGCCCCAGGAGCACCAGAGGCACGGCCAGCACAGCCGGCGCCCCAGGCACGGCACACGGGGCAGGCAAGGCGGAGGCCGAGGCAGGCACGGCCGGCAAGGCACGCGGGGCAGGCATGGCGGACGAAGCCAACCGGGCAGACACGGCAAGCCAGGCGGTCAGGGGCGGACCCGAGTCAGGACCCGGACCCGGGTATGAGTCCGGACCCGAGGCCGGGGCCGGAACCGAGTCCGGGTCCGAGTCCGAGCCCGGGCCCGAGGCCGGGACCGGGACCGGGTCCGGGTCCGGGTCCAGCTCCACCCCGCACCGACTCACCGCACACGCAGTCAACACCGAATGCACGGCCGATGAGCCGATCCGGGCCATCGCCCCGCACGAGGCCACCGCCCCAGTCCCTCCGTTCGACCGGACCGCGCGCGACACGAGCGGCGCCCATCGCCGCGACGACGCGTTCGCGGTACGGCTCGGACTCTCCGAGATCCGGGGCATCGAAACGTCAACAGCCGAGCGCATTGTCGCAGCACGCGCTGAGGGCGGCCCGTTCCTGGACCTCGCTGACCTCGCGCGCCGCGCCGATCTCGATCGTCCCCGGCTCGAAGCGCTCGCTGCCGCGGGCGCGTGTGACAGCCTCGGCATCGGGCGGCGCGAGGCGCTCTGGTCTGCTGCCCCAGCAGCCGACAACCGAGAACGGTTCCTCCCCGGCATCGCCGTGCACGTACAGCCACCGCTTCTGCCGGTGCTGACCGGCTCCGAGCAGACCGCGCTCGACCTCTGGAGCACCGGCATCGTCACCGGCGAGCACCCACTCGCGCTGCTCCGAGACGCACTCGACGCGCGCCGGGTGGTGCGCTCAGACAGCACCCGAAGCGCAGCACCAGGCAGCACCATTACCGTTGCCGGGCTCGTCACCCACCGGCAGCGCCCCAGCACCGCCGGCGGCATCACGTTCCTCACCCTGGAAGACGAAGCGGGCACAGTGAACATCGTGACGTTTGCACAGGTGTGGCAGCGCAACAGGCTCGTGGCTCGCTCCGCACCGGCGCTGCTCGTCACAGGCGTTCTGGAGCGCTCGCCAGAGGGCGTCGTCAACGTCATCGCGAACAGTTTCGAGCCGCTGGCTGCCCCCGCAGGCATCGGGTCTCGCGATTTCCACTAA
- a CDS encoding cysteine hydrolase family protein yields the protein MTPTPTTALLLVDVINSFYEPGQPNYYPEVAATLPALASLRDTARARDALVVHAVERHYRGLADFEFDKLPRHHEAGAHDADFFPGFEPAARVREIVVPKRRYSAFYATDLDLVLREQGITRVIVAGVKTNVCIRATVQDAFAGGFEVVVPREATNSNRPHLAEASLEDIERYFGSVVTLHEAEALL from the coding sequence ATGACCCCCACACCGACCACGGCGCTGTTGCTCGTCGACGTGATCAACTCGTTCTACGAACCTGGCCAGCCGAATTATTACCCTGAGGTCGCCGCAACGTTGCCGGCGCTCGCTTCCCTGCGCGACACTGCACGCGCGCGTGATGCACTTGTGGTGCACGCGGTTGAGCGACACTACCGGGGACTTGCTGACTTCGAGTTCGACAAGCTGCCGCGGCACCACGAAGCTGGCGCACACGATGCGGATTTCTTCCCCGGCTTCGAGCCCGCGGCGCGCGTGCGCGAGATCGTCGTGCCGAAGCGGCGCTACTCAGCGTTCTACGCGACGGACTTGGACCTCGTGCTCCGCGAACAGGGCATCACCCGCGTGATCGTGGCTGGAGTGAAGACGAATGTCTGTATTCGTGCCACAGTGCAGGATGCCTTCGCTGGGGGCTTCGAAGTGGTCGTGCCGCGTGAAGCGACGAACTCGAACCGGCCGCACCTCGCCGAGGCGAGCCTTGAAGATATCGAGCGCTACTTCGGCAGTGTCGTGACGCTGCACGAGGCCGAGGCGCTGCTGTGA
- a CDS encoding aldehyde dehydrogenase: MASYDRTLCVGGEWVPALSGETIEVRDPATGEVIGTSSVAGAADVDRAVVAAQEGFRRWNLLTADERCDILLRAAAIIDERTPAMAELLTREQGKPIPDSVKEIAFGAQVIRYYAEQGRRVWGSMRPTSRADIRSLVTWEPLGVVAAIVPWNYPVDLYAWKIGPALAAGNSVVVKPPTEAPLAIAEFVQCFLDAGIPEGVLSDLPGAFAAGSRLSEHPDVAAITATASTATGQAIMRSAASTMKRVTLELGGHSPFIVLDDADIAEAATAAARRSFSNAGQICIAVNRILVAESIADEFAEAVIAEARAITLGHGVEAGITGGPVTTAAVIEKSRRHIAEALASGAVLGTGGKNAEVRDGLDATMFFEPTVLDRVSADALVMHEETFGPLVAVHRFAAGTDVAELANRGDYGLAAYVYGNDLDRAWGVAERIHAGGVGVNINDVSELQAPFGGWKMSGFGRELGPEGLQGMMQQRHIRLRRRHA; the protein is encoded by the coding sequence ATGGCGTCGTATGATCGCACGCTGTGTGTCGGAGGTGAGTGGGTTCCGGCACTGAGCGGTGAGACCATCGAAGTGCGTGATCCCGCCACTGGCGAGGTGATCGGGACGAGTTCCGTTGCGGGCGCTGCTGATGTCGATCGCGCCGTGGTCGCAGCACAGGAAGGGTTCCGGCGCTGGAACCTGCTGACCGCAGACGAGCGCTGCGATATTCTGCTTCGCGCTGCGGCGATCATTGACGAGCGCACCCCCGCGATGGCGGAACTGCTGACGCGTGAACAGGGCAAGCCGATTCCCGACAGCGTGAAGGAAATCGCCTTCGGGGCTCAGGTAATTCGGTACTACGCGGAGCAAGGACGCCGGGTCTGGGGCTCGATGCGTCCCACGTCGCGGGCCGATATCCGCTCGCTGGTCACGTGGGAGCCGCTCGGTGTGGTCGCCGCGATCGTGCCGTGGAACTACCCGGTTGACCTGTACGCCTGGAAGATCGGGCCGGCACTTGCCGCTGGCAACTCAGTTGTGGTGAAGCCGCCCACCGAGGCGCCGCTCGCGATTGCCGAGTTCGTGCAGTGCTTCCTCGATGCCGGGATTCCAGAGGGCGTACTCTCAGATCTGCCTGGTGCGTTTGCTGCTGGGTCGCGGCTCTCCGAGCATCCTGACGTTGCCGCGATCACTGCGACTGCGTCGACGGCGACTGGGCAAGCGATCATGCGTTCAGCGGCGAGCACGATGAAGCGTGTGACGCTTGAGCTGGGCGGCCACTCGCCGTTCATCGTGCTCGACGATGCGGACATTGCTGAGGCAGCCACCGCCGCTGCGCGGCGTTCGTTCTCGAACGCGGGCCAGATTTGCATCGCGGTGAACCGAATTCTCGTCGCTGAGTCGATTGCCGATGAGTTTGCGGAGGCGGTGATCGCTGAGGCGCGCGCCATCACGCTGGGGCACGGAGTCGAAGCGGGGATCACCGGGGGGCCGGTGACCACGGCTGCCGTGATCGAGAAATCGCGCAGGCACATTGCTGAGGCACTCGCGAGCGGGGCCGTGCTCGGCACCGGTGGCAAGAATGCTGAAGTGCGTGATGGGCTTGACGCGACGATGTTCTTCGAGCCGACCGTGCTCGATCGGGTGTCTGCTGACGCGCTTGTGATGCATGAGGAGACCTTTGGTCCGCTTGTCGCGGTGCACCGCTTCGCTGCCGGCACCGATGTTGCCGAGCTTGCGAATCGGGGGGACTACGGCCTCGCGGCGTACGTCTACGGAAACGATCTCGATCGCGCGTGGGGTGTCGCTGAGCGGATCCACGCCGGCGGTGTCGGGGTGAATATCAATGACGTGTCTGAGTTGCAGGCGCCGTTTGGCGGATGGAAGATGTCTGGGTTTGGGCGCGAGCTCGGCCCTGAGGGGCTGCAGGGCATGATGCAGCAGCGCCACATTCGTCTGCGCCGTCGGCACGCGTAG
- a CDS encoding ABC transporter permease, which translates to MIDSIINSTLLLAVPLVLAALGGAIHRRAGVVNIGLEGQMLVGAFSGIIASTATGSWLVGILVGGVGGALAGLVMSLVITRLSANEIIVGLGFNIVALGIVGFTLRAVYGVSGTLRFPNQPRLPRITIPGLDEVPILGAIFSGKDVLFWFAVLLVPFLAWAFANTRWGIRTRATGVSESATASLGVRTLGLRDAAGTIAGMLAGLGGVALALGVSGLFNENMIAGRGFVALAAFYFGRSRPLPTALACLLFSFFDALQIRLQTSGGFPSDLIQTLPYIAVVAVLAWAGYTGLRRRTRMTA; encoded by the coding sequence GTGATCGACAGCATCATTAACTCAACGCTGCTGCTCGCAGTCCCGCTGGTCCTGGCTGCGCTCGGCGGTGCGATCCACCGCCGCGCCGGAGTCGTCAACATCGGCCTCGAAGGGCAGATGCTTGTCGGCGCCTTCTCCGGGATCATCGCGAGCACTGCGACAGGCAGCTGGCTTGTCGGGATCCTTGTCGGAGGGGTCGGCGGTGCCCTCGCCGGTCTCGTCATGAGCCTCGTGATCACGCGGCTTTCGGCCAACGAGATCATCGTCGGTCTCGGATTCAACATCGTGGCCCTCGGAATCGTAGGCTTCACCCTGCGCGCCGTCTACGGCGTCTCAGGCACGCTGCGGTTCCCCAATCAGCCGCGGCTCCCGCGGATCACGATTCCTGGTCTGGACGAGGTGCCGATCCTCGGTGCCATCTTCAGCGGGAAAGACGTGCTGTTCTGGTTTGCGGTGCTGCTGGTGCCGTTTCTCGCATGGGCGTTTGCGAATACTCGGTGGGGGATCCGGACGCGCGCAACCGGAGTGAGCGAGAGCGCTACGGCATCACTCGGCGTTCGCACGCTCGGCCTTCGAGACGCCGCTGGCACGATTGCCGGCATGCTCGCGGGGCTCGGCGGGGTGGCTCTCGCGCTCGGAGTGAGCGGACTGTTCAACGAGAACATGATCGCCGGACGCGGGTTCGTCGCGCTTGCAGCGTTCTACTTCGGACGCTCACGGCCACTGCCAACGGCACTCGCCTGTCTGCTGTTCTCTTTCTTTGACGCACTGCAGATTCGCCTTCAGACCAGCGGGGGCTTCCCCTCCGACCTTATTCAAACCCTGCCGTACATCGCTGTTGTTGCGGTGCTCGCCTGGGCCGGGTATACCGGCCTGCGCCGCCGTACCCGGATGACGGCCTAG
- a CDS encoding sugar isomerase domain-containing protein: protein MSIATGYFDDVIAKLARVRDTQDEAIAQAAEICADTIANDGLVFTFGTGHGGFAALEMFPRTGGVTGFRPIVESSIALMHHVLGDQGTAQYRFLHTREGYGNAILRSHQIKEGDALILFSHSGINAVILDMAVEFKERGLKVIAVTSVPHSSQVESRHSSGHRLYEIADVVIDTGIPLEDASQFIDGLEFPVGPTSTSIAVAVGHAINASTSAALVVRGETPMIMVNTNSNRTKFAHQQNDRNYAELWRRLRSREFSAPEVR from the coding sequence ATGAGCATTGCTACCGGATACTTCGACGACGTCATCGCGAAGCTCGCGCGCGTTCGCGACACCCAGGACGAAGCCATCGCACAGGCCGCGGAGATCTGCGCCGACACCATCGCCAATGACGGCCTGGTGTTCACCTTCGGCACCGGACACGGCGGCTTCGCCGCCCTCGAGATGTTCCCCCGCACCGGCGGGGTGACAGGGTTCCGCCCCATCGTCGAGAGCTCGATCGCGCTGATGCACCACGTGCTTGGCGACCAGGGCACCGCCCAGTACCGCTTTCTGCACACCCGCGAGGGGTACGGCAATGCGATCCTGCGTTCGCACCAGATCAAGGAGGGCGACGCGCTGATCCTGTTCTCGCACTCGGGCATCAACGCCGTGATCCTCGACATGGCCGTTGAATTCAAAGAGCGGGGCCTCAAAGTCATTGCGGTGACCTCGGTGCCGCACTCCTCGCAGGTCGAGAGCCGTCACTCAAGCGGACACCGACTGTACGAGATCGCTGATGTCGTGATCGACACGGGCATTCCGCTCGAGGATGCCTCCCAGTTCATCGATGGCCTAGAGTTCCCGGTCGGCCCGACCTCGACGTCGATCGCTGTCGCCGTCGGCCACGCTATCAACGCCTCCACCTCAGCGGCCCTCGTGGTACGCGGTGAGACGCCGATGATCATGGTGAACACGAACTCGAACCGCACGAAGTTCGCGCACCAGCAGAACGACCGCAACTACGCGGAACTGTGGCGCCGGCTGCGCTCGCGCGAGTTCTCCGCGCCGGAGGTGCGATAG
- a CDS encoding nucleoside phosphorylase, whose product MITANEAWYLHCTPEQVGEDAIIVGDRGRVLLATELLDDAQLLNEDRGLTTATGTYKGRKITVSAFGMGAPIAAVVVEELASIGVRRVLRLGTVMTAGVSELGDLVVAHGAIRGEGTSLGYLPLEYPAVPDFELTAHAEAAARATGLPVRTGIYATADGFYTDLMRRGDPAGQAELYAERAAQHVVGTDMETSAVFVVARARGIAAASLCLASVDGRDFSKLDAEPRREAELQLLRAGLEALAA is encoded by the coding sequence ATGATTACGGCGAACGAAGCCTGGTACCTGCACTGCACTCCCGAGCAGGTCGGGGAAGACGCCATTATCGTCGGCGACCGCGGCCGCGTGCTGCTCGCGACGGAACTGCTCGATGACGCACAGCTGCTCAACGAGGACCGCGGACTCACCACTGCAACGGGAACGTACAAGGGCCGGAAGATTACGGTCTCCGCCTTCGGCATGGGCGCACCAATCGCAGCAGTCGTGGTCGAAGAGCTTGCCTCCATCGGCGTGCGGCGCGTGCTCCGGCTCGGCACCGTCATGACTGCTGGGGTGAGCGAACTGGGCGACCTTGTGGTCGCGCATGGCGCGATCCGGGGGGAGGGGACCTCGCTCGGCTACCTGCCGCTCGAATACCCTGCGGTCCCTGACTTCGAACTCACTGCGCATGCCGAGGCTGCTGCCCGCGCCACCGGTCTTCCGGTGCGCACCGGAATCTACGCGACCGCGGACGGGTTCTACACCGATCTCATGCGTCGCGGCGATCCTGCGGGGCAGGCTGAGCTGTACGCCGAGCGCGCTGCACAGCACGTTGTCGGCACCGATATGGAGACGAGTGCCGTGTTCGTGGTGGCCCGCGCGCGCGGCATCGCGGCGGCATCGCTCTGCCTGGCGAGCGTCGACGGACGCGACTTCTCGAAGCTCGACGCTGAGCCGAGGCGTGAAGCAGAGCTGCAACTGCTCCGCGCCGGCCTTGAAGCACTCGCGGCGTAG